Proteins found in one Cataglyphis hispanica isolate Lineage 1 chromosome 15, ULB_Chis1_1.0, whole genome shotgun sequence genomic segment:
- the LOC126855201 gene encoding phosphatidylserine lipase ABHD16A isoform X1, with protein sequence MSLIKSLWKCTFSPRLFKIYEVTWIGHLIDKSYEPKNLERWGDQIVSIVSIPFAAIWSIGLYAVPVLVPLIAIFIYQRSYSFIENIFYLSKLTAGAGAFLIASLVARGYSRVNNPIYVKFIQTLNEAHLQYNERTKQELHKYDFEFWAWPVDFDISKLKSDKIANKLTLQKIAAASGRLKHQSRKDFLFAIPCKLFSYIIAHTIAVKMIYPGSVSVISWAIGSTLSKGRIDLIKQGGERFKLKAADKNQIDAMFVDRRNNFHRNTNGDILVITCEGNCGFYETGIISTPLNKGYSVLGWNHPGFGGSTGAPYPNQEENAVDCIMRFAIERLQFPEERIILYGWSIGGYAATWIAMNYPSIQSLVLDATFDDILPLALKAMSPSLEGVVRNIIRDYFNLNIAEQLNRYNGTVLLVRRTDDEIVCVPNNSLAGNRGNMLLTKLLLRRYPHLFSETSESGTVLSTFLSAEASDKESILESLRVEEKRCLELIATDIRKNNGVINYPSTLGQDCNVKTKLQLILFLATMYMKDQPSSHCIPLTVDLFYPGWDPASTITLK encoded by the exons TTTGCAGCAATATGGTCCATAGGTCTTTATGCTGTACCTGTACTTGTACCACTTATtgccatatttatatatcaacgtAGTTATTCcttcatagaaaatatattttatttgagtaAATTAACAGCCGGTGCTGGTGCATTTCTCATTGCATCGTTAGTTGCACGTGGTTATTCCAGAGTTAACAAtccaatatatgtaaaatttatacaaacttTAAATGAGGcgcatttacaatataatgaaaGGACAAAACAGGAGCTTCATAAATATGACTTTGAATTTTGGGCATGGCCTGTGGATtttgatatatcaaaattaaaaag tgacaaaattgcaaacaaattGACACTACAAAAGATTGCAGCAGCTAGTGGACGTTTGAAACATCAAAGTCGCAAAGATTTCTTATTTGCTATaccatgtaaattattttcctataTAATAGCGCATACTATCGCAGTCAAAATGATTTATCCTGGCAGTGTATCTGTTATCAGCTGGGCAATTG GCTCAACATTATCAAAGGGAAggatagatttaataaaacaaggtGGAGAAAGATTTAAGCTGAAGGCAGctgataaaaatcaaattgatgCAATGTTCGTCGATCGACGCAACAA ttttcacAGGAATACTAATGGCGATATATTAGTAATAACTTGTGAAGGAAATTGTGGTTTCTATGAAACAGGTATTATATCTACTCCTTTGAATAAGGGTTATTCGGTATTAGGCTGGAATCATCCGGGTTTCGGCGGCAGTACT gGTGCACCATATCCAAACCAAGAGGAAAATGCTGTCGATTGTATAATGCGCTTTGCGATCGAACGCCTACAGTTTCCCGAAGAACGCATTATTCTATATGGATGGAGCATCGGAGGATATGCCGCTACCTGGATTGCTATGAATTACCCTTCTATTCAGAGCTTG GTTTTAGATGCTACATTTGATGATATACTTCCATTAGCTCTTAAAGCAATGTCACCGTCCTTAGAAGGTGTAGTCCGCAATATAATcagagattattttaatttaaatatagcaGAACAATTGAATAG aTATAACGGGACTGTATTATTAGTGCGAAGAACAGACGACGAGATTGTTTGTGTACCTAATAACAGTTTAGCTGGAAATCGCGGCAATATGTTGCTGACGAAACTGCTTCTCAGACGTTATCCgcatttattttctgaaacCTCTGAATCTGGAACTGTCCtatctacatttttatctGCTGAAGCTTCGGATAAag aatCGATATTGGAATCATTAAGAGTGGAAGAAAAGCGTTGCTTAGAGCTGATAGCAACTgatatacgaaaaaataatggGGTGATAAATTATCCATCTACTCTAGGACAAGATTGTAATGTTAAGACAAAATTGCAGTTGATCCTTTTTCTT GCAACAATGTATATGAAAGACCAACCGTCATCACACTGCATCCCATTGACTGTTGATCTCTTTTATCCAGGTTGGGACCCAGCATCCACAATCACTCTAAAGTAG
- the LOC126855201 gene encoding phosphatidylserine lipase ABHD16A isoform X2, translated as MSLIKSLWKCTFSPRLFKIYEVTWIGHLIDKSYEPKNLERWGDQIVSIVSIPFAAIWSIGLYAVPVLVPLIAIFIYQRSYSFIENIFYLSKLTAGAGAFLIASLVARGYSRVNNPIYVKFIQTLNEAHLQYNERTKQELHKYDFEFWAWPVDFDISKLKSDKIANKLTLQKIAAASGRLKHQSRKDFLFAIPCKLFSYIIAHTIAVKMIYPGSVSVISWAIGSTLSKGRIDLIKQGGERFKLKAADKNQIDAMFVDRRNKNTNGDILVITCEGNCGFYETGIISTPLNKGYSVLGWNHPGFGGSTGAPYPNQEENAVDCIMRFAIERLQFPEERIILYGWSIGGYAATWIAMNYPSIQSLVLDATFDDILPLALKAMSPSLEGVVRNIIRDYFNLNIAEQLNRYNGTVLLVRRTDDEIVCVPNNSLAGNRGNMLLTKLLLRRYPHLFSETSESGTVLSTFLSAEASDKESILESLRVEEKRCLELIATDIRKNNGVINYPSTLGQDCNVKTKLQLILFLATMYMKDQPSSHCIPLTVDLFYPGWDPASTITLK; from the exons TTTGCAGCAATATGGTCCATAGGTCTTTATGCTGTACCTGTACTTGTACCACTTATtgccatatttatatatcaacgtAGTTATTCcttcatagaaaatatattttatttgagtaAATTAACAGCCGGTGCTGGTGCATTTCTCATTGCATCGTTAGTTGCACGTGGTTATTCCAGAGTTAACAAtccaatatatgtaaaatttatacaaacttTAAATGAGGcgcatttacaatataatgaaaGGACAAAACAGGAGCTTCATAAATATGACTTTGAATTTTGGGCATGGCCTGTGGATtttgatatatcaaaattaaaaag tgacaaaattgcaaacaaattGACACTACAAAAGATTGCAGCAGCTAGTGGACGTTTGAAACATCAAAGTCGCAAAGATTTCTTATTTGCTATaccatgtaaattattttcctataTAATAGCGCATACTATCGCAGTCAAAATGATTTATCCTGGCAGTGTATCTGTTATCAGCTGGGCAATTG GCTCAACATTATCAAAGGGAAggatagatttaataaaacaaggtGGAGAAAGATTTAAGCTGAAGGCAGctgataaaaatcaaattgatgCAATGTTCGTCGATCGACGCAACAA GAATACTAATGGCGATATATTAGTAATAACTTGTGAAGGAAATTGTGGTTTCTATGAAACAGGTATTATATCTACTCCTTTGAATAAGGGTTATTCGGTATTAGGCTGGAATCATCCGGGTTTCGGCGGCAGTACT gGTGCACCATATCCAAACCAAGAGGAAAATGCTGTCGATTGTATAATGCGCTTTGCGATCGAACGCCTACAGTTTCCCGAAGAACGCATTATTCTATATGGATGGAGCATCGGAGGATATGCCGCTACCTGGATTGCTATGAATTACCCTTCTATTCAGAGCTTG GTTTTAGATGCTACATTTGATGATATACTTCCATTAGCTCTTAAAGCAATGTCACCGTCCTTAGAAGGTGTAGTCCGCAATATAATcagagattattttaatttaaatatagcaGAACAATTGAATAG aTATAACGGGACTGTATTATTAGTGCGAAGAACAGACGACGAGATTGTTTGTGTACCTAATAACAGTTTAGCTGGAAATCGCGGCAATATGTTGCTGACGAAACTGCTTCTCAGACGTTATCCgcatttattttctgaaacCTCTGAATCTGGAACTGTCCtatctacatttttatctGCTGAAGCTTCGGATAAag aatCGATATTGGAATCATTAAGAGTGGAAGAAAAGCGTTGCTTAGAGCTGATAGCAACTgatatacgaaaaaataatggGGTGATAAATTATCCATCTACTCTAGGACAAGATTGTAATGTTAAGACAAAATTGCAGTTGATCCTTTTTCTT GCAACAATGTATATGAAAGACCAACCGTCATCACACTGCATCCCATTGACTGTTGATCTCTTTTATCCAGGTTGGGACCCAGCATCCACAATCACTCTAAAGTAG